The sequence CAGTTCTGGAGCAGCACACCCTTACAAAGGCAGAGCAGACTCGGCTTTGGGAATTAGCCTATTTAAGCTTCCCAAGATTTCAGTCTGCTGACAAATATCTTAAAATCGTGAAGAATTTCTCAGAGGTATTTAAAAGCACAAAGATGCAAATGAACGCTTGGCGGTATTTTCTGcttaattatttctgaaatcctGTTGGTGAGCTATTAAATATTCAGACATGATCTCTTGAAATAGGATTCCAGAGACTAATTCTGCAGTTATGACAATCACAGATTAGAAAGACTCATATTCACAACGCAGAGATTTAGCAGCAGAAGGGAGGGACTGAACATTAGAACAGAGTCTCTTGAACTAGCCAGGCAATGAACACAATACTTTGTGAGCGCCCTAAATTACCTCCAACAGACAAGGTGCACTGACCTTTCTAGAGCTGCCTTCCACAGAGATGGGTTTCAGGAGATTGTTGAAGGTCATGGTGTAATTCTTCCCATTCAGATTCTTCACTAGCAGATCAAATGACCTGGACCCAGAAGTGGAGGGAGGAAAGATACAAATAGTCCAATCATTACATTGTCTGAAAACCCTTTAGCAGGCATATTTCTTAGGACAGCAAAGTACTTCTTGGGAAAGCAGGCCAACAGGCTTGAATTACTTTATTACAGGGTTCTCAAAATGTGCAGTTCAAttttaacagagaaattaaaaggatCATCCAGACTTCATAGCAAATCAAGATCTTTAGGATCTTTTCTACCTACAAACTTGGAAAATCAAATTTCCTTAATGTACACCTCAGTTCTACCACCACGAATACCCAGGACTAACACTATGTGCCCCATCAAGCATGGTGAGGTGCACTTGTAAAATGCACCATGATACGCTCAAGTGTTACTAAAACCTAATACAGCTAAagtttataaaaagaaaaaagggaatgaagaaaaaagaaaagctggtcCAACACTcctgcatttcagtgttcttgCTGTGCTACAAGATGAACTCACCTTTCTGTGAAATTCACCTGCACATTCTCAGCTGGAAGCTTCTGGACACCATTTAAAGAGATGTAAATTTTAACAAACTTATCTGACTGATCCCAACctggaagtgaaaaaaagagattaagtTCTACATTTCCTTCATAAGCTTCATGCACTCCAGCTTCCTCCACAAAGCCCCCTAGAATGACTTTGCCTTACTGAAGCAATTTTCAGagcaataaaaggaaaacatgaattATTCAGGAATAACTTGAGAGCAAAAGGGAGGTCCCCCCTTGTAGCCCTGTTCCCTAACCTCTGCAAATTCTGAGAAAACCCAGGTATCAGCTCAGGTCAAAAGAGAGCaacctgggctgtgcaggaggagtCAGAGCCAGCTGTTTACTCCCACTGCAGTTTCCTTGACCCACTTCTTCCCCTACTCCCTGCATCTTGAGCAATTCCCTCTCCTCTCACCTACATGGCAAGCAGAGAAGCCAAAGCTTACTCTTGCATTCCCGTTAAACACTAAGGAATAGAAAAATACCAGCTGGTACAGCAGGAATACTTAATGCACCCCACCAAACACTATCACATGAACATGATCAACACACACCTGGGGTTCAGATGGTAAGGTAAGCATGCAGTAGATTTTAAAGTGGGGTGTCCAGTCCACAATAAACACTTAGCACTTCACTATGATGCTAAGGCGCAACTCTAACTCCCAGTAATGCCACCATGCTATCTCTTCAGAGAGATGGTGGAGTTCTAGAAAAATAATCCTACCAtaattgtttattttcactgtgtACCCTCCCAGTGAtgacttttcttcctctgccacATCTTTTGGCTTTGGTGGAGGCTGATTCTTGatttccagctccagcttttGTTTCTCTGCCACAAGGACATCACGCACCCGCTTCCTAGTGGCACTTGTGAGCAGTTCTTTAACCTCTTCCAAATCTTTCTGCAACTGGTTCAAACAGAAAAGATCACACATATACATTAGATACATTCTTTGTGCTCAGGGCTTACAACTTTTTATGACAATTTCACATGTTCCAGATGTTGGAGTTTCAGCTTTATCAGATCAGTAGTTTAGTTTCTCACTACAACCAGTTAAGCATGGAATAATCCCTTCCTCATCCCCTGTCCACTCCTATAGATATGTACAACTATAGAATCTTAATTCACAGAATAGATCGGGATGGAAGGATGCAACTCCCCTGCGCAACCATGGCTATgtcagagcacagggctggaaaggacctccAAGGTCTTAACCCTCCAGACAAGGTCTAGGCCTTCAGTGCCTAACTCTTCATGCattaaaaaccaacaaaaaccaagaGAAGCAAGGCGGATAGCACAGCTCCCTCCACACACACGTCGCAGGGGGAGACCTCCACAGCCCTCAGCGAACGCGGGACCGAGAGCTCTCCGCCTCCCAGCCCGGGCCACACCGCTGGCCCTCGCACAAGGCCCCATCAGCGCCCAGCGAGCAACGCCGGGAATCGCCTCACCTCCTCCCGCGCCACAGCCATGGCGGCTCCCCGCGGAACCTCTGGAACCTTCCGGCTGCAGGAAGTGACGCTCCGCCACAGGTCCCACCCGCTCCGCCACCGAGAGGGCGGGATCAGGAGCTTTCCCGCCTCCTGGGCTCGGAGGGACGGGCGGGATCAGGAGCGTTCCCGCCCCCTGGGCTCTGAGGGACAGGCGGGTTGCTCAACGTGAGGCGGGCATGGGCTGGGTTTTATTTTGACGGTGAAATATCTCCCCCTCATTTTACGGCAGATGCCTCTGAACTCCTGGCTGTCAAGGTCCTCGAATAATTTTGCAAAAAGAAAgtgttgttttccttcttcaggCAAAGAGTATTAGGCTGATATGGTGGAGGTAAATAGCGATCAGAGGGGAAGAAATGTCTGTTCCCGGCCTTTAAAGAAAGATGGGCTTATAAACTAAGTGCCCTCTACTGTGTCTGCTCCTCATTTTCATGGTTATTAACgctggaaaaaaattccaagatCAGTTCCAGCAAGGTTTAAGCTTTCAAGTTCTAAGAGTTCATCtaaaaaacaaccaaatccAATAGAAGTTGTGCGGATGGCACAGTGCTCTCAACACCACCGCAGGGGGAGACCCCCACAACTAACGCGTAAAGTTTCTACGACAAACCCGGAGGCTAAGTTACTCTTGGGAAATTATTCCTCACCTGTAATGTCACAATATGTACTCTGGGAGTGACTTTGTGAGTAAGAGACTTAGGTTATCAAaccatttaaaaggaaaatgtagcTTTTATTTGCAGAGCCCTTGGCTATACGCATGTAAAAAACATGCTGGTGTAATGCTCCCAAAATTCTT is a genomic window of Oenanthe melanoleuca isolate GR-GAL-2019-014 chromosome 8, OMel1.0, whole genome shotgun sequence containing:
- the CACYBP gene encoding calcyclin-binding protein — encoded protein: MAVAREELQKDLEEVKELLTSATRKRVRDVLVAEKQKLELEIKNQPPPKPKDVAEEEKSSLGGYTVKINNYGWDQSDKFVKIYISLNGVQKLPAENVQVNFTERSFDLLVKNLNGKNYTMTFNNLLKPISVEGSSRKIKTDMVLVMCKKKREEKWDCLTQVEKESKEKEKAAYDTADPSEGLMNILKKMYAEGDDEMKRTINKAWVESREKQYKGDIPMDI